Part of the Arvicola amphibius chromosome 17, mArvAmp1.2, whole genome shotgun sequence genome is shown below.
TATAGCaataatgatatttattttttatctctgtTTAATCTTAAAAGCTAGTTAATGAACTGAAAATGTTAGGTTTTAAACAAGCATTTGCTATAAACCATTACAGTGATGGCTGCTACTATTTGCTCGTTTGCTATTAATAGGGATGTAATTGATGTacctttctttaatttatttctattcataCTAATATTAATGGTCACAATTGAACTCACCCCTCATTGTTGAAATAAATAAGACTAATATTTTTCTAGAAGAGGTTATGTAAATTAATTGCAGGAATAGTAAAGAGCAAATTCTAAAAACGATACATCTTCTGAACACTCAGTGGCCTCTCATgagaagactctgtctcaaaattatCTTATAGGATTGAGTTATagacagaagaaaaactttaCATTTTTCCATGAGGAAACTGAACAGAAGATTAAGTGGTTTAGATTAAAAATGATGTTTCTTGTCTGTGGCAATAGCATTCAGCTTTATCTTTTAAGGAAAAGcatgaaaacttattttaaaaataagttaataagtaaaactattaaaatgattttaactgagtacattttcatatttgtaacattatttgtgtgtgtgtgatgtacttGTATAGCTTGTGATAGATGCATTGGTtcgtgtctgtgtatgtttgtgtgtagatACAGGTGCACACATGTCTTCCCTCTAGGTGTCAGTAGAAGGACAACCTCATCTGCCATTCTTCACTTTGTGCATTATCTAACAAAGGGCATCTTGTTTTCCAGCTTCAGTGACCTGAAAACTCCAATGGATTCTCCAGTCTCCACTCCccatctgggattacagactcatGCTACTCTCTTAGTTTTGACATGGGTTTGGGGGATTCAAAATTCCTCATGCTTCTATCACGAAAACTTTTACTCTCTGTGCCAATTCTCTAGTCTCCCAgatttttataagattaatatttattatgttgaCTGTGGAGTAAAATAGGTAGAAAAGGAACAAAGATTTAGATGGTACACATATACTCTAATACAAAGTGTTCCATGGGACACACAAAGTAAACATGAGGTTTATGTCTTGCACTTTGCATTGCTTTCTACATATCCAACTCTGCAACCTTGGCCTGACATTGCTATGGCAAGAGATTTAGTATTTCTGATTTCCAATAATATTGTAAGAAATTTTAGAgctttgagtttttaaaaggctgataaataactttaaaacagctcatttaaaaaattatgtttctttccattttttaacatACTGAACATAAACATTACATGGAAAAAAGAGATTTGAGTGATGATAATAATAGCATTGTCTATTTTACTTGGGAAAATCTTGGGtctgaaaagtaaaatgaagtaTTTGGAATCAAGAAAGACCAGttccaggtgtaagatgggatctcaaagtagttttgatttgcatttccctgacaatTAATATTGCTATttatagatgatatgatagtaaacATAATGACCCTTAAATTTCTAGGGGAGAACACTTACAGCTGATTAATACTGTAAGTACTTTCATCAAAGTAGATAAATGCAAAATTAGTTCATAAAAGTCAGACACCCTCCCATATACAAATGACAGACAAAATGAGGGAGAAATCAGGGCAGCAACATCTTTTACGatagcttcaaataatataaaatatcttgggataactctaaccaagcaaatgaaagacttggatgataaaaaaaaaaaccttaagacattgaagaaagaaactgaagaagatatcataaGATAGAAAGATCCCTCATGCTAGTGGATTGGTAGAGTTAACATACTAAAAATAGCCATCCTATCAAAATTGATCTACAGGTTCAACACAATCCTCATccaaattccaacacaattcttcacagactctgAAAGGACAAAttctcaattttatatggaaaaaaaataggTTATCTAAAATAGtcctgaaagaataaaaagaattacTGGAGGTCTAATCATTCCAGATTTCAAGTTATGCTACtgagctgtagtaataaaaactaaaaagaaagaaaagaaagaccagTTCCGAGTCCCTCCTCTGTTACATTTTACTCTCTACATACCTACTCtcgctgtgggacaatggtctgtaccctgtcaattattttaaataaacgctaattgttcagtagccaggcaggaagtagaggtagggcaaccaggcaggaagtagaggtggggcaacaagaattctggaaagaaatgcagtctgcagtcaccctccagacacagagcaagcaagatgtgattgcctcaccgaaaaaggtaccaaaccacctGGATGACATAGataagtattatgggctaatataaattataagaattagttacTAAGAAAAGCCTGGCTcctaggccaaccagtttctaattatttttttcatatgcttCTTGGCTATTTGTACTGCATCTTTTGAGAGCTGTCTATTCATTTTTTGagcaactttttttcttttttattactatacaTTAATAATATGTAATAGAtttctttataacatttttttcatacatgCCCTTTCCCCATTACCCCTTCTTTGACTTACCACTTTTTCTCAACTAGTCCCTCTCAcattttcatgtcttttgttGATATTGGTTTTCATGGACTAACGGGTTCCACTAGAGATACAGTAGTAAGGGTGAAAGGTTCTCTACTGTAACATAGCACCTTACCAATGGCTACAGCATGGAAGAAAACATCTATCTCTCCTCCAGAAATCATAACCCACCCACCTAATGACCTCTGCTAAGACAGAATGTTGATGGTCCCAGTCTTTTGTAGATCTTTTGCAGATAAGCACAGTGCTGTGTTTCTATGAGTACAATGACCATGGCATACCCAGAAGTCAACATCCCACACCACTCCCCAGCTTCCTCTGAATCATGAATTCTTCCCACTTCTTATTCCATTATTTACCCTGAGCCACCAAGGAGATGATATAGGTGTCCCCTTTAGAGCTGAGCTTCAGACATCACTTATCCTCATCACTTTGACCAATTATGAACCTCTGCAGTTACCATTGCCACAGGAAAGAAAAGCCTCTCTGACCaaactaataataacaataatctgTGGCCAACTTGGTGGACCTATTGTATCTATTTAGCTTTCCCATTGGGGACTGTACCCTTACCAGCCATGGGCATTTGAACATTTATACCACATTCTGTTCAGTGGACTGGGCCTATATATAGTCAGAAAATTGTTGACGACCCCCATAACAGACTTGCCACATCTCAGCAATGGACATGCCTAAAATGCTGTACACAGGGTCCATAGATGAACAATTGTCAATAGCAGCTCTCCCAGCCACTTGCACAGCACCTTCAGATTcactaatcccagtacttaggaggcagaggcgtgtggatctctgtgagttcaaggccagtctggtctacaagagctaattctgggacaggctccaaagctacagcaaaaccctgtcttacagaaccaaaaaaaaatacattataaatctaagtgtagaaaaataaaatccttagaAATAGGTTATTGCCTGTTTTAGATGtacataagaaaaatataaagtgcAATCCATTCCTCATGATATCAGTGTACAACCAATGTGAAACTTGTGACCCAAAAATGTCACAAGTCATTCTAAAATAGAGGTGTTCATATAAATTATGCATGAACTGTCTCTATCAAAGACTAATGTTATATAGAGCAAATAGAAACTGTAAGTGCATGTGTTGGCAATGAGATAAAAAGTACTGGATACCCATCTTGGAATTTAAGCATAGGGCTGGAACTGTGACAACAGAGAAGCCAATGACAAACTATATATTTACATTGTCACAATTTTGTGCCATGTGATGAATGGGTTAAATTAGAGAGTTTTGATAACCATTAATATGTtactatattatataattattatatatagttattgtataaTAATAACACAATATAacatctctttcttttgaaaatccaAAATTCACTTTTTGAACTACTCTTTtttttagtataaaataaaatttgttagaCTGGCTTACACAATATTGTCTTGGTAccccaacaatggctgtcttcaCATAGGTTACTGAAAGTGGTAGCTGCTCAAACTCCAGACAGCTGGGTGTTTCAGCATGATATGGAAGGCCTGGAAGATTCCCAGAGAGCCATTACCTTCAGTCTTGTTGGAAGGCCAAAGAAGCCGAATTTTGATGTCAGCAAAGGATGATGGGGAcatcagcagcagaagcagaaatagGTAGATGAAATATCAACATAATACGTGGAGgcaaaaaggcagagaaaaaaataatttcatctaGGCCTGTCATTTTTAGTTATGTGCATAGATCATCACATAAATGAATACAGTGAATCTGTATTTTGATGAATACAGATacaatacaaaagaaatgaaagagtgaAGAAGATTTACTCTCTGGGCtattcttgaaaattaaaataaacaaaacctgaaaTGAGCCTCTAAGTCTAActacaggaaaggaaaagagcgTAGTTTGAGACACTAATAGGAATTGTCCTCTAATGGTTagtgatgaaatatttttattagttaatattttGTGGTAAAAAAGTAACAACAGTTTTACTATTTCCAAGTAATTAAGTTGATAAAGATATCACTCTTAGTGATATAGAGCCACATCTGACAAGCTGCTTCTTCACCTCATACTCTGCAGCACTAAAGAAATTCTCAAGTTTACATCTCACCCATACTATAGTTCTGTATGAataattgttattattgtatGCACAGGTAAATGTATAGCAAAGCACCATGTTATATACattaaatgtgtacagatgtcacTTGTACTCCAGtaagctggaaaaaaataaattaaaaatttatcatATATGCCATCTCATTTTTATATCAAATGAAAGGTTAATTGTTTTGTTCaaatgtataatatttattttattaaattatacaatatgatttttatctattaaataataaatacattatgtCCTAATTGTCtggttatatataattttattgtcaAATATTTGAGAAGCAAAACTTGTGGAAAAGAATAATTGGTATAATTTACTAACAAGAgttttacataaataaaatattagggCTCTATGATATTTCTCATTAGAATTTTAAATAGATTGTCAAAAAATTATAAAGGCtaaaaagtataataaatatcaataattaaATAGAATATTAAAGTTTATAATAAGGATTAAATTATactgaaaatgacattttatttcattgtagcACAACATGTAggttttaattgttattatttaacACAGCATTATAACCTTTTTTTGATGATACTCGGGCAcccaacaaaactaaaataagccatttaaatatgtagaaattttacatttgaaagatataattaaatttaaattgtcaAAGTTCTCCAGGTTTTCAAGAaagtacattttatattcatttttattgctcaTGAATTACTATTAAGAATGAAATGTGAAGTAATTGCAATTAACGTAAGTAAGTAGCAGACGACAATGGTGAACACACTCTCGAGGGAGCTCCACTAGTGAGCAGAGTCAGAGGTTAGTGAAGTATTGAAGGATGGCTTCTAGAAATCCCCCATGGTCTAGAAGAGAGCAGAGCTATGGCCAGGACTTTGCTTTGTTCCCAAGGGCTCAAGTCTTTTGAAGTCAAAACAAGAGCCCCGGAGCATCTTTGCCATAAGCACCAGCTGCCGGAAGTGTGGTCCTGGATTAAGCATCCCATGACCGTACAGCAGTGCCCTCACATCCTGCTCGGTTCTCTCCATCAGTAGTACTCTCTGAGCTACTCCTTATGACTGTAGAAAACTACAACATGTTCCCATATCTGAGGACTTTCAATATTTTCTATTCAGTcatcataaaataaagaaatattaagtgAAGCCTCATGAAAGTACGTGTCAAAGGTGTCCATCAGAGCAGCCATGCCTTTATACTCTGTTCTTCAGAGCAAAAGTCCGTCTCTATAAAGGCATACAGAGGCAATTTTCAGGATTTCACAGGTTAAATCTAAAGACCACCATATTCTCTAGTGTTGTGTTTAAATAGCTGAAAATTAACTCAGTGGGGGAAGATGAGTGGGGGCAGTTCTCTGTGCATCTCTAGGTGTCCTTATGGATGAATAGACCCATATGAGTAGTTGTATCTGGATCAGACAAGCTGGGAAATAAATTTATCTGTCATGGAGTTTCATAAATAAGCAGAAGTATGACCAAATGAAAACACACTGAGACAGAGCTGCTGAGACCTAAGGCAAGTAAGGACTTTTCCAATTTGTgttttagagaaaaatgaaaagcaagtaATACATGTCTCTGTGATCTCAAAAGGCAGTTTGCTTTGTACAATACCTGTATTTATAACTTTGTAGACAGAATCAAGTGTTACATATATTAACATATGAAGTGAAAGATAATacctaaaatatatgttttctatttttagataATTACAAATTCTATATtaatcatataatatatacatatgatttgGGTTTGTCCTTAACAGTTAttcaaaaatattgttattaaaataaatttaattacttAAATATGAATAGtaatctttaaacattttatttgttaaaaagaatCATTGATttcttatatataataataaagttattgttacctttcttttttataataatgaagtgtttattgctattattacATCCATGTTGTGCCTAAATTGAAGttaatacagattttaaaatttcaagatcAAAGTGATGAAAATAGCATTTAATTGGACACTATTAATTCAAAGCTAAGTTCTGTATTATTATCATCTGTCATTGCCTTTCAAAATCTCAAGAATCACCCATTTCTGTTTTTAGGAGGAAGTCCACTCTAATGTAAGCATTGATTAGAAAGGGAAATACATGTTTTATATTActtacaaaaattttaataatattccaTCTAATTAGTCATGAGGCAAAATTTACTGACTTTATATTCCATTTTCTAATGACAAGtcttaaaatgcaaaaatttCCTGATACCTCCTGCTATCCTTAAGAGACTACGAAATAAGTTGCAACTAAAACAGTACGAAGATGATAGTCCATATCTAATTGTCATGAACTAGAGAAGATAATTTAGAACTGTATTAGTTAGAATGATATTAGTCACAGATATAAATTTCTCCTTTAAATCTTTCTCCCTATATGTCtttaaaagaggaaacagaaggaggaaaaggggttATGAACCACACGGAGATTACAGAATTCATCCTTGAGGGCCTTTCTGATGATCCTGACCTCCAGATAgtgattttcctctttttattaattaccTATATATTAAGTGTCACTGGCAACCTGACCATCATCATTTTGACTTTCTTAGATGCTCATCTACAAACACCAATGTATTTCTTCCTCCGGAATTTTGCTTTCTTGGAAGTCTCATTTACAAGTGTATGCATCCCTAGATTTCTAGGGTCTATTGTCACTCGGAATAAGACAATTTCCTATAACAACTGTGTTGCTcaactctttttctttatcttcatgGGGGTGTGTGAATTTTACATTCTCACTGCCAtgtcctatgaccgctatgtggccatctgcaagcCCCTTCACTACACAGCCATCATGAGCAGGAGACTCTGCACCCTGTTCGTGCTGTGTGCCTGGCTGGGAGGGTTTCTGACTGTTTTCCCACCCCTTATGCTTTTGCTCCAGCAGGATTACTGTGCTTCCAACGTCATTGATCATTTTGCATGtgacttttttccccttttacaaCTGTCTTGCTCAGATACACTGTTTCTAGAAGTGATTAGTTTCTATGTTGCTCTGGTGACTCTGCTGTTCACGTTGGCGTTGGTGATTTTATCTTACATCTGCATCATCAGCACCATTCTGAGGTTCCCGTCTGCCAGCCAGAGGAAAAAGGCTTTCTCCACCTGCTCCTCTCACATGATTGTCATCTCCCTCTCTTATGGAAGCTGCATCTTCATGTATGCCAACCCCTCTGCAAAAGAAAAGGCATCATTGACCAAAGGAGTGGCAATTCTCAATACCTCTGTTGTTCCTATGTTAAATCCCTTCATTTATACCCTAAGGAACCAGCAGGTAAAGCAAGCATTCAACGGTGTAGTacacaaattattattttctgtaagtaaatgaaattaaaagtatgttaaaaataaagaactctaTTAAGATACAATTAATCATATTcttgaaatattaaatatctgtATTAAGCTTCATAGTTCTCCTATAGTTTCTTTGTGTGCTAtgatataataaatttaatagtTTCACAGTCTACCTCTTTATTTCAACAATCAAGTATATATAATGCATTGCTTtttgaaatctttaataaatgctGACAGCTTGGAAAATCACAAGCCACACCAAATGCAGttccaagaaagaaaatcaggcaCAAAGTTCCACCTCTGGTACAGGAACTGTCAACAATTCCTAGAGGCAAGGAAAGGaagtattaatatttttctaagtgTATACCTGGATAAGTTGATCACATTTCAGTAGAAGGCCACACACCTAACAATATTTGGAAAGCACAAATGGCCTTGGTAGTCCAAAAAGGACAAGGACACAAAGTAGAGTGAGAAGAAGGTGGCCAGATCTGAGAAGAATTGTGCAAAGGAGGCTGAAtctgatcaaaatatgttgtacaaaattcccaaataactaattaaaataataaaatttatttccccTATAAAATTTTCTGGGGATAACACATATTTTCTAAGACATACTCTGTGGGAGAATATCATATGGTAGATTTAATTATGCTTGTATGTccataaagtaaatatattttgtcATCAAATACTTTAAGAATAAAGTTACAaattgtatttttcatattttcaagatAAATTGACATTTTGATAGCATTTAAATATTCTATATGTTCTCCATTCTCATTCCCTACAAGCAATATGTTCTATTACAAAGCATCTTAAATGCAAGGTTATACTTTGTAAAACCTAAAACCTGCCACACttgttttctctgaaaattaaatGAGTTACTCCTTCAAAACACTAAGGCTAATTTGGGAATGTTCTCCAATTATTCCAACCATATGGGCATGATTTCAATAACTCATCTTCTGCCTCGAGGTCTCTGTTGCTAATTAGTAGTTATACTGTAAGAGAGTTTCATCTTCAAACGTTCATGCTTTCTTTCATGTTCTCCCAACTAATGCAGATTAGAAAATGTTACATCTAATACACATTATTTCTAACTATGTAGAGCCCCATAACATACAAACAGAAATGTGAAAAGTGAATAAAGTGTTTTATATcaatttaatatatttgaaaGGAGTATCTTTGAATAATGAATGGATGAAAAGAATaggtaaaatgtattttaaaattgtgggagccttctcagcttggtcgatcaccttcctggacctggggggagttgggaggaccttggtcttagcatagagtggggaaccctgatggctccttggccttgagagggagggaggggaggtatgggtagagaggaggggagggaagggggagaaggaggggagggaagggggaggaggagggaagggaggggggaggaggagggaaggagatggaaatttttaaatataaaaaaaataaaccatgaggaaaaaaaagatctacctgtaataaaatgatttaaatgaatgaaaaaaaaaatatttaaatcaaaggCACATTCcaatatttagaatattaaaatgactctgaaacAAGACATTTTGTTTCTgccccagaaaaaaatattttattaattctcttaGATTCCAtgcattgtgttttatttgttctgcccccttctccacctcctccctgatCTACCCCCATCTCTCTACTCACCCAATTTTAtgtactatttttttcattttaaattcatcaTATCCAAATATGCTCCATAATTAATGGGTGGAAGGATATCTCAAGAAATGTAGTCAACCTACCAAGTAAAGGTGAAATGGTattttggggttcctgtttcataaagagtctgctagatattttgcaggacacaggaaaaagtgactgacaaactgctaatatagggagaactgtctttgaaacttcctgcttcacggaaaagtctgatggatactattggcctgtaggctgaagatggatgccccaatggtacagaagaactttcggtgactgcccaggcagtgagatgtctctatcaattctggagttttggaagttgcttacaatgctctttttgtttacttaggtaatattatatccttatggagtc
Proteins encoded:
- the LOC119803446 gene encoding olfactory receptor 6C3; its protein translation is MNHTEITEFILEGLSDDPDLQIVIFLFLLITYILSVTGNLTIIILTFLDAHLQTPMYFFLRNFAFLEVSFTSVCIPRFLGSIVTRNKTISYNNCVAQLFFFIFMGVCEFYILTAMSYDRYVAICKPLHYTAIMSRRLCTLFVLCAWLGGFLTVFPPLMLLLQQDYCASNVIDHFACDFFPLLQLSCSDTLFLEVISFYVALVTLLFTLALVILSYICIISTILRFPSASQRKKAFSTCSSHMIVISLSYGSCIFMYANPSAKEKASLTKGVAILNTSVVPMLNPFIYTLRNQQVKQAFNGVVHKLLFSVSK